A genomic window from Quercus lobata isolate SW786 chromosome 10, ValleyOak3.0 Primary Assembly, whole genome shotgun sequence includes:
- the LOC115964609 gene encoding 26S proteasome non-ATPase regulatory subunit 2 homolog A-like, with protein sequence MTFLNISEEDLALKQQLELYVERVQDADPNLQKVALESMRQEIRTSTSSMTSVPKPLKFLRPQYGTLKAFYETMGNSELKKYLADILSVLALTMSAEGERESLKYRLEDSGSDIGSWGHEYVRNLAGEISQEYAKRQSEEVPIKDLMELVQQIVAFHMKHNAEPEAVDLLMEVEDLDLLIEHVDSTNFRRTCLYLTSSARYLPGPDDMLVLDTAYMIYLKFEEYPNALQIALFLDNMYVKQVFTSCNDQLRKKQFCYILARHRVGLILYSL encoded by the exons ATGACTTTTCTGAACATT TCTGAAGAGGATCTTGCTCTGAAGCAACAATTGGAGCTGTATGTGGAGAGAGTTCAGGATGCTGACCCTAACTTACAGAAGGTTGCGCTTGAGAGCATGAG GCAGGAAATCCGAACCTCTACAAGCTCCATGACTTCGGTCCCAAAGCCATTGAAATTTCTGCGTCCACAGTATGGAACATTAAAGGCATTTTATGAAACCATGGGGAACTCGGAATTGAAG AAGTACCTCGCTGATATACTCTCCGTTCTGGCTCTCACCATGTCTGCTGAGGGAGAAAGG GAGAGCTTAAAATATAGATTGGAGGATTCAGGAAGTGATATTGGCTCATGGGGCCATGAATATGTGAG GAACTTAGCTGGAGAAATTTCACAGGAATATGCTAAGCGACAG AGCGAAGAAGTTCCAATCAAGGATCTTATGGAGCTTGTTCAACAAATAGTTGCTTTTCACATGAAG CACAATGCCGAGCCTGAAGCTGTTGATCTTCTAATGGAG GTTGAAGACCTTGATCTTTTAATAGAGCATGTTGACAGCACGAATTTCCGAAGGACATGTCTCTATCTGACTAGTTCGGCTAG ATACCTCCCTGGACCTGATGACATGTTGGTTCTAGATACAGCCTACatgatttatttaaaatttgaggaGTATCCAAATGCACTTCAGATTGCCCTATTTCTGGATAACATG TATGTGAAGCAAGTTTTTACTTCCTGTAATGATCAGCTGAGAAAGAAGCAATTCTGTTACATCCTTGCTCGCCAT agagtgggtttgattTTGTATTCTTTATGA